In the genome of Longimicrobiales bacterium, the window GCTGGATCTGCGCCGGGTCCCAGTGTCGCCTGAGCGAGCGGACCGTTCCCTGCTGCCGGGCGTAGTGGGCCGCCGGCACCGCACGCACGTCGCCCCACAGCGTGCGCTCCCCCTGTCCGTGCGCACCGACGAGGAAGTCGGCGACGAACTCGCCGTCCAGCCGTTCGTTCGACTGCAGCGGCGCCACGGCCGACGAGAAGAGCACGACGTCGTCCGCGTCCCGCACGAAGAGGGGCTTGACGCCGAACGCGTCCCGCACCGCGAGCACCTTCTGCGCCCGCGCATCCCAGAAGACAAAGGAGTAGTCGCCGACGATGCGGGCGATCGCGCCGTCGCCCTGGTCATCGATCAGCGCGAGCACGACGTCGAGGTCCGACGCACGCTCGTCCAGCGGCGTCCGCAGCAGCGAGACCAGCTCCGCGCGATTGTCGAGTCGAACATCCCCCACGGCGGCCGCCGTTCCGCGCCGTGCCATTCGCGGCCGCAGCGGGGACTGCGCGAAGACCGCGGCGAATGGTCCCGCCAGCAGGTAGTCCAGCTCTGCGCTCGTGCCGGCTCGCATGCGCGCGATCGCGCCGAACAGCTCGGCGCGCGTCAGCGGCGCGCCACCCGGCCGGTATGCACACACGTACATGGTCAGCCCCCCAGCCCGGGGAACGGAACGAGCTGCGTGATGAAATCCTGCGGCTCGTTGACCGCCTGCCCGCCGATCTCGACCCACGCGTGCGCCGCGAACGGCACCGGCCGGACGCCGATGCGCAGCACGGCCGGGGCGCCCGCCTTGCGCAGCATCACGTACAGCGCGAGCGACTGCTCGAGGCAGAGCGCGCGGCGCGGGTAGAACGCGGCTGCGAATGCGACCCGCCGCCCCACTGCCTCCGTCTGCTCGGCGCTCCACGTCCCCGCCGGCTCGGTGTCACCCAGGCGCCGGGCCAGCGCGAGCCCGCGCTGCAGCCCGCGCAGCCGCAGCACGGCATCGAACATCGTGATCAGGAGAAAGGCGCGGAGCGCGCCGGGATTCCGAGTCATTACTGGACCTCCAGCAGACCGGCGGCCGCGAGCCGGAGCGCGAAGGCCGTTGCATCCGACTTGAGGCGATCCACGGGTGCGTCGTACTCGTCGGCCAGCAGACGGGCCGTCTCCTCAGTCGTGCGCCCCTCGCTCAGCAGGGCCCAGAACCGGCTGCCCGTCTCGTCCAGGCCGTAGTACCGGTCACTCTTCAGGTCGAGCAGCACGGTGCGACCGTCACGCTCCGCGGATACGACCGTAGGACGGGCACGCAGACGAGCACCTGGCATGAGCACGTCAGCCGTGGCGGCGCCCCGTTTCCGCAGTCCGATCATTGGACTTCCCCCTTCATCAGTTGTTGACGGTATCCCAACATAAAGCCCACAACACCGGCCAAGGTGGAGGTG includes:
- a CDS encoding lasso peptide biosynthesis B2 protein, with translation MTRNPGALRAFLLITMFDAVLRLRGLQRGLALARRLGDTEPAGTWSAEQTEAVGRRVAFAAAFYPRRALCLEQSLALYVMLRKAGAPAVLRIGVRPVPFAAHAWVEIGGQAVNEPQDFITQLVPFPGLGG
- a CDS encoding PqqD family protein, translating into MIGLRKRGAATADVLMPGARLRARPTVVSAERDGRTVLLDLKSDRYYGLDETGSRFWALLSEGRTTEETARLLADEYDAPVDRLKSDATAFALRLAAAGLLEVQ